The nucleotide sequence CCGATTAGCCGCACCGCTGGCCGCTGGCTACGCCCTCGATTTACTGCTGGCCGACCCGGAAGGATGGCCCCACCCGGTGCGCACCTACGGTGCACTCATTGCCTCCGGCGAGCGGCAACTCAACCACGGCTCGTACCGCTTTGCCAAAGGCGCGGTGCTGGCAGGTGGCCTGGTAGGCGGTACTTTTGGCGTGTTCCAGCTCCTGGACCGCGCCCAACGCCACCTGCCGCCGCTAGTGGGCCTTGCCATTAACAGCGCGTGGGTGTTCTATGGCTTGGCGAATACGGGGCTGGTGCGCGAAGGCCATGCGGTGTTTGCGGCGTTGGAAAACAACGGCCTGGAAGCCGGGCGCCGGCAACTCGCCCGCATTGTCGGGCGCGACACAACCCAGCTGGATGTGCAGCAGATTCGGACGGCAGTGCTGGAAAGCCTGGCCGAAAACCTCAGCGACGGAGTGGTTGCCCCGTTGTTGTACTACGCTCTGGCCGGAGTACCGGGTCTGATGGCCTACAAAATGGTGAACACCCTAGACTCCATGCTCGGCTACCACAGCCCACGCTACGAGCAGTTCGGCAAGTTCGCGGCCCGCCTCGACGATGTGGCGAACCTGGTGCCGGCCCGCCTTACGGCCGGCTTATTGGCGGCGCTGGGTGGCAGCTGGCGCGGTTTTCAGTTTATCTTCCGGTATGGGCACCAGCACAAAAGCCCTAACGCCGGCTATCCGGAGGCGGCCCTAGCGGGGGTGCTGAACTGCCGGTTCGGCGGGCCGAATACCTACCACGGCCAACTAGTGGTCAAGCCCTACATCGGTAACAACCCGCGCCTGCTGGCGGCCACCGAAATCAACCGGGTAGCCCAACTGAACCATGCCGTGTGCGCCGTGTTGGTGGCAGGCATTGTGGGCCTACTGTGGCACCGACGCACCCCCAGAGCTGGCCTCGAGTAACTGCTCGATAAAGGCGGTATTTTCAGCCCAGTACAGGTGCACGTAGGAAGCCCACACGTTGCCCTGCCGGTAAAGCTGCACGGGCACGGGTACGCCTTTGGCACTGGTAATATGGGCCGCTTCAGGCGTTAGGCCGTGGTCTTGCAGCTGCGAGTAATGAAACTCGTGCCCCTTCACGGTCAGGCCGTTCCATTCCACTACACGGTAGCCTAGGGTCATTTTGGCGTTTTCCAGGGAGGTAGTGCACGGCAGCACGCCCACCATGGCAAAAGCCTGTCCGTGCGTGTCAACCAGGTCAGTGCCCAGGTACATCAGCCCGCCACATTCGGCGTACGTGGTGCCGCCCGCCTGGCAATACGCGGCCACACTGGCGCGCATGGTTTCGTTGTTGTGCAGCTCGGCGGCAAACAGCTCCGGGTAGCCGCCGGGCAGGTACAGAAAGTCGATGCCGGCAGGTAAGGCTGCATCGGTTAGGGGGCTGAAGTAGCTTACCTCGCCGAACTCAGCCAGCGCCTGCACATTCTGGTGATAGGTGAAGGTGAATGCTGCGTCGCGGGCCACGGCAATGCGGCGGCGGGGCGTGTTCCTTTTGCTGGGCGCTTTCGTAGGAGTGGTGGGCACCGCTCGGCGCGTGACTTCGAGTAGCCGGTCGAGGTCCACCGTTTGCGGCAGGGCATCGGCCAGGGCGTCCACAATGGTTTCGTACTGAATATGGGTGTCGATGGACAACCCCAGGTGGCGGGAAGGAATGACGAAAGCCGGGTTGTTGGGCAGATAGCCCAACGCTTCCACGCCCACGTCCTGGCAGGCTTCGCGCAGAAAACTGTAGTGCGAAGCGGTGTTTACGAAGTTGAAAATGGCCCCTATCAGCTGGATGCCTGGGTAAAAGTTCTTGAACCCATACAACAGTGGCGCCACCGAGTAAGCCATGGCCTTAGCATTCACTACCAGCACCACCGGAATACCGAGCTGCTCGGCTACGTCGGCGGCACTGCCTTGCATGCGGTTGGCGCCATCGAAGAGGCCCATTACGCCCTCTACCAACGCTACGTCGGCCGCGGCGGCGTACTGGGCGTAGGTGGCCTGGGTGTGCGCGCTCGAAGCCATAAACACATCCAAGTTGAGGCTCGGGCGGCCTGCAGCCTGGGTATGATGGTGCGTATCCAGGTAATCGGGGCCGCACTTGAAGGGCTGCACTACCAGCCCGCGCCGGGCCAGGGCGCGCAGCAGGCCCAGCGTGAGGGTGGTTTTGCCGTTGCCGCTGGCGGGGGCTGCCAGCAGAAACTGAGATTTTTCAGCAGGGGAAGGTAACGGCACAGCAGATACTTTTGCGGGTGAAATCAAATCAAGCACGATGCCCCTCTACGTAATTTCGGGTGGCCCCGGGGCCGGCAAAACTACCCTGCTCGCTGCGCTATGCCAAGCCGGCTTTGCGGGAGCCGAGGAAGTTTCGCGCCAGCTCATTCGCGAATTGGTGGCGCAAGACAGCGAGCTAGTGCCGTGGCGCAACCTGGCCGGCTTTGCCGAACTAGCCCTGGCCCGCATGGTAACCCAGCACCAAGAAGCTACCCGCCGCGGCGGTGTCACGTTCTGCGACCGGGGCCTGCCCGACATCATTGCGTACTTGGAAGTGGCCGGCTTGCCCGTACCGCCCCCCTACTACGCCGCAGTGAAAGCGCACGCGTACCAAACGCCGGTATTCATGCTGCCGCCCTGGCTGGAAATTTACGTGAACGACGCGGAGCGCTGGCAGACCTTCGCCGAAGCGCAGGCGCTCTATAACGCCTTGCAGCACACCTACCAACGCCTGGGGTTCACGACGGTGGAGCTGCCCAAAACCTCGGTAGCGGTGCGGGTTGAGTTTGTGCGGCAATTGATAGAAACCCAGTAAACCACTGCCCGAAGCACGTCGTCCGGCATTTTCTTCTACATTTGCCGACGCATTTGGTAGTCGTTTCCGCGGTGCGGGACGACTTTAAAAGGGAATCCGGTGAGAATCCGGGACAGTCTCCGCTGCTGTAACCCCCTCCACAAGCCGGCTGATACGTAGGCGCCACTGGTTGATACAACAACTGGGAAGGCCATCAGCCGGTGGGGGAAGTCAGAAGACCTGCCGCTGCACCATACAGTCACAGCTTTCGGCAGAAAGGCTCGTTGTACCATGCCCCACTCCCCGCTTCTCCCCGGCCGTGCTGGGGACGTACCCGTTTATTTGTTGGTTTGCCGCAGCGTAGCGCTGCTTGGCCTGCTGTTGCTGTCCCCAGCGGGCTTCAGCCAAACTACCACCCCGCCGAAAACCCGACCGAAAGTTACTGCGGCGCCCGCCACCCGGGGCCGAACCACGGTGCAATACGCCAAGGGGTTCACCATCACTTATGCCGGCAACTGCAAGGTGGTTACCATTCTAAGCCCCTTCGAGCAGAAAACTACGGCTACGCGCTACTTGCTGGTGCCCCGCGGTACTGCCCGCCCCGCCGGCTACCCCGATGCTCAGGTTATTACCACGCCCATTCGCAGCTTGGTAGGGCTTTCGTCGATGCACGTGGCGCTGGCCAGTTTCCTCGGGGCCGATGATATTCTGGTGGGCCTGGGCAACTTCAAATACGCTTCCTCGCCGCGCGTACGGCAGCGCATCACGGAAGGAAAAATCTATGAAGTCGGTCAGGGCAAAGAACTCAACAACGAGCAGCTGATTGCCCGGCACCCCGACCTGGTGATGACCACCGGCTGGCCCGGCGAAAACCTCACCCGTTTCCAAACCTTGGCCGCGGCGGGCATACCCGTCATGATTAATTCGGAGTGGGTGGAGAAAACGCCCCTAGCCCGGGCGGAATGGGTGAAAGTGTTGGCTGTGCTACTCAATAAAGAAGACGTGGTCAACCAGAAGTTCGGGCAGGTAGCGCGCGAGTATCAGCGCCTGGCAACCTTGGGCCAGAAAGCTGCCAAGCGCCCCCGAGTGGTGGTAGGCATGCCGTTCAAGGATGTTTGGCACGTGCCCGACACCGACAGCTACATGGCTCAGTTTCTGCGCGACGCGGGTACCACCTACGCCTGGGACAAAACTAAGTCCCCGCAAGGCAGTCTGGCTCTGTCGTTTGAAACCGTTTCGCCGGTGGCCCTCACCGCCGATTATTGGCTACATACCGGCTCGGTTAGTACCAAGGCAGAAGTGGTGGCCCAGGATGCTCGCTACGCGGCTTTTGCATCCTTCAAAAGCGGACGCGTCTACAACAACAACCGCCGCACCAACGCCCAAGGCGCCAACGACTACTGGGAATCCGGCGCAGTCCGCCCCGACCTGGTACTGGCCGATTTGCTGAGAATCCTGCACCCCGAGCTGCTACCAGCTGGGGCTTTGTGCTACTATCAGCAGTTGAAATGAGCACAACCGTAAGGGTAGCGGCGACGGTGCCGCAACGTGTGCCGGCAGCAGCTGGCGCCCGGCGGCGTGCGGCGTGGCTAGTGGTGTTGGCTGGGTTGGTCGTGCTGGGTTTTGTGCTCGATATTGCCTTGGGCTCGGTGCGCATTCCACTTTCGGCCGTGGTTGATATTTTGCTTGGCCGGCCTGGGAAGACGCCCGCCTGGGAATTTATTGTGCAGCAAATTCGCTTGCCCAAAGCCCTGACGGCCTTGGCCGTCGGCAGCGGGCTGGCTGTTAGTGGCTTGCAAATGCAAACTCTGTTTCGGAATCCGCTGGCCGGGCCTTCGGTGCTGGGCCTCACGGCGGGTGCGGGCTTGGGGGTGGCGGTGGTGATGCTGGCCAGCGGCAGCGTGGCGGGCAGTTTTGCCATTCGGGCGCTGGGTATCGGTGGCAGTTGGAGCCTGGTGCTGGCCGCCACTACGGGGGCCGCGCTGGTTATGGGGCTGGTGCTGGCCCTTTCCGCCAAAGTGCGCGACAATGTGGTGCTGCTTATTGTGGGCATCATGATTGCCAGCGTCACCGGAGCCATAGTGAGTTTGTGGCAGTACTTCAGCGCCCCCGAGCAGATCCAGGAGTACTTGCTCTGGACGTTTGGTTCGCTGGGCGGCGTGGTAGGCGCCCACCTGACGGTGCTGGCCCTGGTGGTTGGTGTGGGGCTGGTGTTGGCGTTTGCGTCGGCTAAGTCGTTGAACGTGCTGCTGCTGGGTGAAAACTACGCCCGCAGCATGGGGCTACGAGTTGGCCGCTCCCGCACCCTTATTATTCTGAGCACCAGCTTGCTGGCAGGGTCCATTACGGCTTTTTGCGGGCCCATTGGGTTTGTGGGTATTGCGGTGCCCCACCTTACCCGGGCGCTCCTGCGCACCGCCGACCACCGCGTGCTATTGCCTGCTTCCTGCTTGGCCGGGGCCGCCCTCACGCTGGGCTGCGACTGTATCACGCAGCTGCCGGGCAGTCAAATCACCTTGCCGCTGAGCGTGGTAACCTCGTTGCTTGGGGCCCCGGTAGTATTGTGGGTGGTGCTGCGCCGCCAATCTATTCGCTCGTCTTTTTCTTAATCCATGTCCACGCGCATCCCCTTGCTCACAGCCGAGGCGTTGGCTGTTGGCTACGTGTACAAAAAGTCGCCCCGGCCGGTAGCGGGCCCGCTTCAGTTGGCTTTGTGGCCCGGTGAATTGGTGTGTTTGCTGGGGCCGAATGGAGCTGGCAAATCCACGCTGCTGCGCACGTTAGCTGGCTTGCAACCCCCACTCAGCGGCCAACTACACCTAGCAGACACGGCCCTAAGTAGCTTGAGCGCCACTGAACGAGCCCGCCAACTGAGCGTGGTGCTCACTGACCGGGTTGAGGCGGGCAACCTTACCGTGCAAGACCTGGTTAGCCTGGGCCGCCACCCCCACACCGGCTGGCTCGGCGGCTTGTCAACTCAAGACGACGCCCACGTGCAAGCGGCGCTGGCCGCTACCGGCACTACCAGCTTCGCCCGCCGGCCAGTAGGGGAACTCAGCGACGGGGAGCGCCAGAAGGTGCTGCTGGCCCGCGCACTGGCGCAGGATACGCCCATCGTGCTGCTGGATGAACCCACCGCCCACCTCGACCTGCCCAACCGCGTGGCCCTCATGCGCCTGCTGCACCAGTTGGCTCGGCAAACTGGCAAGGCCATTCTGCTTTCCACCCATGAACTGGATTTAGCCCTGCAAGCCGCCGACCGGGTGTGGCTGCTGCCCGCCGACGGAGAACTGCGCACGGGCACTCCCGAAGACCTGGTGCTAAGCGGACAATTCGCGGCGGCTTTCACCCGCGAAGGATTGGCCTTCGACCCTAGCACCGGCACGTTTGCCCTCCACGCTCCCACTGGCCCCGCCGTGCAGATTCTCGGCGGAGGTGCCGTGGCATTTTGGACGCGCCGCGCCCTGGAACGCGAAGGGTTCGTGCCAACCGCTGGCCCAGCAGCCCGGCGTGTGGCAACCTCCGCCGACCCCGTGCTCTGGACCACCCAAATAGACGCCGAGACCCCGCAAACGCACGCCACCATGGAAGCCATGCTGCGCACGCTACGGGAAATTCCAGCCAACCAACCGCGCACGGCAGCAGTGCCCACCTGCTAATTTTTGTCTTGATTTCTTGCTTTACCCTACTTCATGAACAAGCACTCTTTACGCCAACATCCTTTCTTTTCACTGGCCAAACCGTTACTCCTCGGAGCGCCGTTGCTGGCGGCTACCGTGTACCAGACGCAGGCCCAAGCCCCCGTACCCGTCGCCGATACGTTGCAACGCCAACGCCTGAGTGAAGTGGTGGTAACGGCTACCCGCGCGGCCACCGAGCGAGGCAAACTGCCGCAGCAGATTCAGGTTGTTCGCCGCCAGGATATCGAGCAGACACCCGCCCAAGACTTCACCGATGTGCTCAAGAAAAACGCCTCGGTTGATATCATTCAATACCCCGGCTTATTGTCGGGGGTGGGCATCCGTGGCTTCCGGCCCCAAACCAGCGGGCTCAACCAACGGGCATTGCTGCTGGTTGATGGGCGCCCAGCCGGCACCGGTAACCTCTCCACCCTCGATTTGGGCAGCGTAAAGCAGGTAGAAGTTTTGAAGGGCCCGGCTTCGGCGCTGTACGGCTCGCAGGCCATGGGTGGCGTTGTGAACGTGGTGACGCGCAAGTCCCGCGGGGCAGTGCGCTCGTCGCTGGCCGCCGGGTACGGCAGCTACCAGACGTTTACGGTGGGCGGCGCTACCGGCGGCAACCTCACCGAAAAACTGGATTTCGACCTCTCATTTGGTCTCTTTGATCGGGCCGCCGATTACCGGTTGGGTAGAGGCGGCGTCTTCCGTAGCTGGCTCGACGGCGGCAGCGCCACCAAAACCTACGCCAACGACAGCACCGCCCAAACCGACGACCGGCGTGCCGACGGCCAACGCCGCACCTTCACCAAGCTGAACTACTATTCGGGAGCGTTGCGCCTCGGCTACCAGTTGAACGAGCACTGGCACGTAGACGTCCGCGGGGAGCGGTTCGTGGCTCGCAATGTGCAGTCCCCCAACGACATTTTCTACGGGGACCTGGGGCCATCATCCAAAGACATCGAGCGACAAAATCTGGACCTGAGTGCTACCGGCGACTACGAGCATCATCAACTGTTTGTGCGCGGCTATACTTCCATTGAAACCAACGACAACTACACGCTGTCGGCGGGAGCCAACAATGCGCTTATTGCGCCCTACCGCTCGTTCCAGAGCGAGTACTTGTGGAAAGGCGTACAAGTGAAAGACGTAATCAAGTTGGGCAGCCAGCGCATCACGGTGGGCATCGACCGGAACGAGGCCACCAGCAACTCTCAGCGCTTCAACGCCACTAACACCTCCATTGCGCCTTTCAACCCCAATTACGAGCTGAACACCACCGGCTTCTATGCCCAAGGCCAATTCAATTTCTTTCAGGAAAAGCTGATTGTAACCCCCGGCGCTCGGTATGATTTAATCACCTATAACGTGCAGCAAACCGACCTGCTGACCACGTTTACGCCGGGCAAAACCACCAATCCGTTCTTCAGCCCCAGCCTCGGTGCGCAATATTCTCTCACGGAAGGCTTGCGCCTGCACGGTACCATTGGCCGGGCCTACGTCACGCCCGATGCCTACAACGTGGCTGGTTTCTCTCAAACTACACCCAATGCCACCCAACAAGTAGCCATTACGGAAGGCAATGCCAGCCTGAAAAACGAGAGCAGCGTGACCTGGGACGCTGGATTGCGCTACGAAAACAACACCAGCGGCTTCTCGGCTGGGGCAGCGTTCTTCTCCACACAGGTCGAGAACCGTATTACCACCCGCACCACCAACCCAGTGGGCGAAACCACTCCCGAAGGGTATAGGGTCCGCTCCCGCACCACGTACGTAAACGCCAACGACAGCCGCATCCGCGGCCTGGAAGCGGAAGCTGGCTATGATGTTGGGGCGCTGGCCGACAGTCGCTACGAACTGCGCTTGTTTGCTGGGGGCACCAGTATTTTGAAAGCCGAAGACGTAACCAATAACACCGACGGCTCGCAAACCACCCGCGGTATCTTCAACGTGGCGCGGCTGAGCGGCAACTACGGCCTCGCCTACGACAACAACCGGGGCCTGCGGGCCCGCCTGAGTGGCCACTACGTAGACCGCCGCCGCGACACTGACTTCACGGACATCAGCTCGCCCCAAATTCTGTATCCGCGCTACATGACCCTGGATCTGTCGGCGGGCTACACACTGGCGGGCAAGCACACCCTGTCGGTGCTGGTCAACAACCTCACCGACGAAAACTACTACGAGAAGCGGGGCTACAACCTGCCAGGCCGCAACATCTCGGGCCGTTACACCCTCACGTTCTAATGCAGCTCTACTACATTTCCGGCGGGCAGCGCTCTGGCAAAAGCCGTTATGCCCAGGAACTGGCCTTGCAGCTTAGTGCCACCCCTGTGTATCTGGCTACCTCACGGGCCTGGGACGACGACCACCGGCAGCGTATTGCTCGGCACGTAGCCGACCGGGATGAACGCTGGACCACGTTGGAAGAGGAAAAGTACCTGAGCCGCCTCGACCTGACCGGCCGTACCGTGGTGTTGGACTGCGTGACCCTCTGGCTCACCAACTTTTTCACCGACGCAGAATACGAGGTCGAGAAGGCGCTGCAACAAGCCCAGCAGGAATTCGACAAGCTGATGCTACAGGAATGCACTCTGCTCGTGATTTCCAACGAAATCGGGATGGGGCTGCACGCCTCAACCGAGGCCGGCAGGAAGTTCACGGATTTGCAAGGCTGGCTGAACCAATACATTGCTCAGCGCGCCGACCATGCCATTTTCATGGTATCAGGGCTGCCACTCACCATAAAGTAGCTTCGGCTCACAGCAACTCACCTACTATTCATAGCTCATGAAGATCTACACCAAGAAAGGCGATGCCGGTACTACCGGCCTATTCGGGGGGCAGCGCGTCTCGAAAGATGATGTGCGCGTGGAGTGCTTCGGCACCCTGGACGAGGCCAATTCCACGCTGGGTTTGCTCCGGGTGAAGCTGGGCAACGAGCACCCCTGGCAGCCCCAGCTCCACAAGATCCAGAAGGATTTGATGGACATGATGTCGCACTTGGCGCGGCCTTCGGATGCCAAGAAAACCAACCCCAATCCGCTACCAACCGACGGAGCCCAATTCTGTGAAGAATGGATCGACGAGCTGGAAAGCCAGATGACCTCCCCTTCCGACTATTTCTTGCTGCCCGGCGGCAACGAGGTTTCGGCGTTGTGCCACGTGGCGCGCACGCAGATGCGGCGCGGGGAGCGGCGCCTGGTTAGTTTGATGGCCGTTGACACCGTGCATCCTGCTATTCCCGCTTACATCAACCGTTTGTCGGATTTGTTTTTCACCATGGCGCGGGCCGAGATGGACAAAGCCGGCGTAGCCGAAGAAAAATGGCAGCTCTTTCTCTACAAACGCTTCAAAAAAGCGGAAGAACCTACCAAACCCGACCAACCAGCCGCTTAGCAACGAGGCCAGCTGCATAGAGTTGGTTGCGCATTTGCAGCTCCGCAACCAACCGAAAAACGCTAAAGACGAGTTTTAAAAGGTATGTCCCTTTCAAAACTCGTCTTTGTTGCTTGACGTCCCGCAGGCCGGATCCAGGATGCGCCCCGTGTGCGGCTCCAGAATCTCTACAATCAGCCGCACCACCGAGGTAGGAGTGTAGAACTCTCCGCCCTTCTGCCCCTCGCTCAGCGCGAATTTGCCCAGGAAGTATTCGTAAATCTTCCCAAACACGTCCCCCTCGGTAATCTTCAGCCCGGCTATTTCCCCCAGGATTCCTCGCAGCACGTCATCCGGTATCTTTCGGTAGTCGGCCTTGGGCAGCACAATGCCGGCGTCCGGGTTGGCCTCCTCGAAGGCCTCCATGGCTTCAATCACTTTTTCCGGCGCACTGTCGTTAGGCCCCAGCTGCAGCAGGGTGTTATCGTAGTGCGCCTCCTTGGGCACCACGAAGCCAATCACCCGCACGTAGGTCTGGGTCGGCTCTTCCACGTTGCGGCCCGTCTGCTTCGCCGCATTCTGGGCGTCAGCCTCGGCCCGCATTTTCTCAAACCGGTTGGTGGCGTAGCGCAGAAAAAACAGCCCCAGCAGCGGGGCGGCGTATTCGCTCGATTTCAGGTTGCTCTTGGCCCGCAGGCGGTCGGCCGCGGCCCAGAGGTTGTCTTCAAACACTTTCGGGCGGGGCACCCGGTCAAACAGTAACGAATTCAAAATCAATTAGTGTAATGGTAGGCAAAGCAAAACCTGGTTGTAGCCTTATTAAAGGCATACCCCTAAATGTACATAGCTATTCGGAGGCTATAACATAGCACATCTAAATCAGCATAAAAGGCTAAATAAATTAGTATTTACTAACGCCAATACATTCGATTCTGTTACCCAGTTTAACCGCTTTACTTGACTTTCAGCCACACCTAATTGCTCCCGTTTTTATGATCAAGTTGAACTCTTTACTTACTGCCGAGAGCCCTTCCCAGCGCGTAGCTCGCAAGACCGACTTGTTCTTACTGCTCTACCAGATAGGCCAAGAGTTGGAAATCCCGGCGGCTCGTTATCAAGAAGCTGAAAAGCGCTACGGTAGCGTCATTACCTACCTCGACGGCTGCCCTATCCTTGGTGCTCTTCAGCCTCATGCTTTCCCGCAGGGTTCATTTGCTCTGGGCACCACCGTGCGCCCCCTCCACGGTGAGGAGTACGACCTTGACTTTATTTACCTATTGCGAGGTGCACACCCTCAACTCTACAACCAACAACAGATCTACGATTCCCTTTTCCAACGCCTGAAAGGGAACGGCACTTACGCCAGCATGGTGGAATTGAAAAAGCGGTGCGTACGCATCATTTACGCCAATGAATTTCACCTCGATATAACCCCGGCAGTCAGCAACCCAGCTTGCCAGCAAGGCAGCATTCTGGTGCCCGACCGCAAGCTAAAAATCTGGAAACCTTCCAATCCCGCTGGCTATGTTGCTTGGTTCACACCGATTGCAGCCCTGGTACCACGCGCACAGCAATTTGACAAAGCATTACCTTTTGGCCGCCACCTTGTTACGCTAGCCTCCGCCGAGCCCGTTCCTGCCCAGGGTGAGCCCCGCGGCATCCTGCGTCGGGCCGTGCAGTTCATGAAGCGCCACCGTGATGTATACCGGGAAAACAACCCACAGCTAGCAGATTTCGCCCCCATTAACTGTTATCGGTAGTAAGGTATTTTAATAACCGATTAAATGCCCATCAGGTGTTGGAGTGCTTATACGATCTTGTCGGACTTGACAAAGCTGGATGTCCTAAATCCTCCCGCCCAGCGATGCTATATTATGTCGGCGCAAATTCAGGCCGAACGCCAAACCTATTACGATTTGCTGGAAACCAGCCAGCGCGGCCCGCTGGATCTGACGCCCTGGCTGACATGGTTTCTGCAGTGCTTGGGGCGGGCGCTCACCAGTGCCGAACACACCCTGGC is from Hymenobacter tibetensis and encodes:
- a CDS encoding ABC transporter substrate-binding protein gives rise to the protein MPHSPLLPGRAGDVPVYLLVCRSVALLGLLLLSPAGFSQTTTPPKTRPKVTAAPATRGRTTVQYAKGFTITYAGNCKVVTILSPFEQKTTATRYLLVPRGTARPAGYPDAQVITTPIRSLVGLSSMHVALASFLGADDILVGLGNFKYASSPRVRQRITEGKIYEVGQGKELNNEQLIARHPDLVMTTGWPGENLTRFQTLAAAGIPVMINSEWVEKTPLARAEWVKVLAVLLNKEDVVNQKFGQVAREYQRLATLGQKAAKRPRVVVGMPFKDVWHVPDTDSYMAQFLRDAGTTYAWDKTKSPQGSLALSFETVSPVALTADYWLHTGSVSTKAEVVAQDARYAAFASFKSGRVYNNNRRTNAQGANDYWESGAVRPDLVLADLLRILHPELLPAGALCYYQQLK
- the cbiB gene encoding adenosylcobinamide-phosphate synthase CbiB, which gives rise to MDRFRRLAAPLAAGYALDLLLADPEGWPHPVRTYGALIASGERQLNHGSYRFAKGAVLAGGLVGGTFGVFQLLDRAQRHLPPLVGLAINSAWVFYGLANTGLVREGHAVFAALENNGLEAGRRQLARIVGRDTTQLDVQQIRTAVLESLAENLSDGVVAPLLYYALAGVPGLMAYKMVNTLDSMLGYHSPRYEQFGKFAARLDDVANLVPARLTAGLLAALGGSWRGFQFIFRYGHQHKSPNAGYPEAALAGVLNCRFGGPNTYHGQLVVKPYIGNNPRLLAATEINRVAQLNHAVCAVLVAGIVGLLWHRRTPRAGLE
- a CDS encoding FecCD family ABC transporter permease, which encodes MSTTVRVAATVPQRVPAAAGARRRAAWLVVLAGLVVLGFVLDIALGSVRIPLSAVVDILLGRPGKTPAWEFIVQQIRLPKALTALAVGSGLAVSGLQMQTLFRNPLAGPSVLGLTAGAGLGVAVVMLASGSVAGSFAIRALGIGGSWSLVLAATTGAALVMGLVLALSAKVRDNVVLLIVGIMIASVTGAIVSLWQYFSAPEQIQEYLLWTFGSLGGVVGAHLTVLALVVGVGLVLAFASAKSLNVLLLGENYARSMGLRVGRSRTLIILSTSLLAGSITAFCGPIGFVGIAVPHLTRALLRTADHRVLLPASCLAGAALTLGCDCITQLPGSQITLPLSVVTSLLGAPVVLWVVLRRQSIRSSFS
- a CDS encoding bifunctional adenosylcobinamide kinase/adenosylcobinamide-phosphate guanylyltransferase — translated: MQLYYISGGQRSGKSRYAQELALQLSATPVYLATSRAWDDDHRQRIARHVADRDERWTTLEEEKYLSRLDLTGRTVVLDCVTLWLTNFFTDAEYEVEKALQQAQQEFDKLMLQECTLLVISNEIGMGLHASTEAGRKFTDLQGWLNQYIAQRADHAIFMVSGLPLTIK
- a CDS encoding cob(I)yrinic acid a,c-diamide adenosyltransferase; its protein translation is MKIYTKKGDAGTTGLFGGQRVSKDDVRVECFGTLDEANSTLGLLRVKLGNEHPWQPQLHKIQKDLMDMMSHLARPSDAKKTNPNPLPTDGAQFCEEWIDELESQMTSPSDYFLLPGGNEVSALCHVARTQMRRGERRLVSLMAVDTVHPAIPAYINRLSDLFFTMARAEMDKAGVAEEKWQLFLYKRFKKAEEPTKPDQPAA
- a CDS encoding TonB-dependent receptor, giving the protein MNKHSLRQHPFFSLAKPLLLGAPLLAATVYQTQAQAPVPVADTLQRQRLSEVVVTATRAATERGKLPQQIQVVRRQDIEQTPAQDFTDVLKKNASVDIIQYPGLLSGVGIRGFRPQTSGLNQRALLLVDGRPAGTGNLSTLDLGSVKQVEVLKGPASALYGSQAMGGVVNVVTRKSRGAVRSSLAAGYGSYQTFTVGGATGGNLTEKLDFDLSFGLFDRAADYRLGRGGVFRSWLDGGSATKTYANDSTAQTDDRRADGQRRTFTKLNYYSGALRLGYQLNEHWHVDVRGERFVARNVQSPNDIFYGDLGPSSKDIERQNLDLSATGDYEHHQLFVRGYTSIETNDNYTLSAGANNALIAPYRSFQSEYLWKGVQVKDVIKLGSQRITVGIDRNEATSNSQRFNATNTSIAPFNPNYELNTTGFYAQGQFNFFQEKLIVTPGARYDLITYNVQQTDLLTTFTPGKTTNPFFSPSLGAQYSLTEGLRLHGTIGRAYVTPDAYNVAGFSQTTPNATQQVAITEGNASLKNESSVTWDAGLRYENNTSGFSAGAAFFSTQVENRITTRTTNPVGETTPEGYRVRSRTTYVNANDSRIRGLEAEAGYDVGALADSRYELRLFAGGTSILKAEDVTNNTDGSQTTRGIFNVARLSGNYGLAYDNNRGLRARLSGHYVDRRRDTDFTDISSPQILYPRYMTLDLSAGYTLAGKHTLSVLVNNLTDENYYEKRGYNLPGRNISGRYTLTF
- a CDS encoding cobyrinate a,c-diamide synthase yields the protein MPLPSPAEKSQFLLAAPASGNGKTTLTLGLLRALARRGLVVQPFKCGPDYLDTHHHTQAAGRPSLNLDVFMASSAHTQATYAQYAAAADVALVEGVMGLFDGANRMQGSAADVAEQLGIPVVLVVNAKAMAYSVAPLLYGFKNFYPGIQLIGAIFNFVNTASHYSFLREACQDVGVEALGYLPNNPAFVIPSRHLGLSIDTHIQYETIVDALADALPQTVDLDRLLEVTRRAVPTTPTKAPSKRNTPRRRIAVARDAAFTFTYHQNVQALAEFGEVSYFSPLTDAALPAGIDFLYLPGGYPELFAAELHNNETMRASVAAYCQAGGTTYAECGGLMYLGTDLVDTHGQAFAMVGVLPCTTSLENAKMTLGYRVVEWNGLTVKGHEFHYSQLQDHGLTPEAAHITSAKGVPVPVQLYRQGNVWASYVHLYWAENTAFIEQLLEASSGGASVPQ
- a CDS encoding ABC transporter ATP-binding protein, whose amino-acid sequence is MSTRIPLLTAEALAVGYVYKKSPRPVAGPLQLALWPGELVCLLGPNGAGKSTLLRTLAGLQPPLSGQLHLADTALSSLSATERARQLSVVLTDRVEAGNLTVQDLVSLGRHPHTGWLGGLSTQDDAHVQAALAATGTTSFARRPVGELSDGERQKVLLARALAQDTPIVLLDEPTAHLDLPNRVALMRLLHQLARQTGKAILLSTHELDLALQAADRVWLLPADGELRTGTPEDLVLSGQFAAAFTREGLAFDPSTGTFALHAPTGPAVQILGGGAVAFWTRRALEREGFVPTAGPAARRVATSADPVLWTTQIDAETPQTHATMEAMLRTLREIPANQPRTAAVPTC
- a CDS encoding type I restriction-modification system subunit M, giving the protein MNSLLFDRVPRPKVFEDNLWAAADRLRAKSNLKSSEYAAPLLGLFFLRYATNRFEKMRAEADAQNAAKQTGRNVEEPTQTYVRVIGFVVPKEAHYDNTLLQLGPNDSAPEKVIEAMEAFEEANPDAGIVLPKADYRKIPDDVLRGILGEIAGLKITEGDVFGKIYEYFLGKFALSEGQKGGEFYTPTSVVRLIVEILEPHTGRILDPACGTSSNKDEF
- a CDS encoding AAA family ATPase codes for the protein MPLYVISGGPGAGKTTLLAALCQAGFAGAEEVSRQLIRELVAQDSELVPWRNLAGFAELALARMVTQHQEATRRGGVTFCDRGLPDIIAYLEVAGLPVPPPYYAAVKAHAYQTPVFMLPPWLEIYVNDAERWQTFAEAQALYNALQHTYQRLGFTTVELPKTSVAVRVEFVRQLIETQ